DNA from Ruficoccus amylovorans:
GCGTTAAAGGGCTCGTCGAGCAGGTAAAGCTCGGCGTCGTGCAGGAGGGTCCGGGCGAGCAGCGCCCGCTGTTGCTGGCCGCCGGAGAGGCTGCCGATCTGTCGCCCGGCGTAGGGGCTGAGCCCCAGCGAGTCAAGCGCCTGCGCGGCCAGGGTGCGCTGTTCACGGCCAGGGCGGCGCAGCCAGCCCAGCCGCACGTAGGTGCCTGTGAGCACGAACCGGCTCAGGCTGATGGGAAATTCCCAGTCCAGGCTGCTGCGCTGGGGCAGGTACGCCACCTCGTGGCGGCAGACGCCGGGTCGGTGCCCGAGGATGCGGATCTCGCCCTCGTAGGGGAGCAGATCGGCCAGGCACTTGAGCAGGGTGGATTTGCCGGAGCCGTTGTCGCCGACCAGAGCGAGGCGTTCGCCGCGCTTGACGCAGAGGGACACGCCGTTGAGCGCGGGCGTGCCGGTGCTCGCGTAGCGAGCCGTTACGCCCTCGGTGCGGATGGCGGAGGCGTCCGGATAATGGCAGCCCCCGCAGTTTCCCCGGTAGGAGAGCAGCCCGCTTATGATTCCTTTACTCAATTGTTTTTAGCCTGAATAGAATCGGCTATCGTGTCCACTGTGTAGAGAAAAAGCGATTCATAATCCTGTGGCCCGCTTGTGTCGCGGGAAAATGTGCCCACGTAGAGCAGGCGCGGGGCGGGCAGGCCGGTCTCGCGGCAAAGCTGACGGGCGAGGCGGTCATTGGCGCCCGGATCGGTGAAGATGGCGGCGACCTGATCCTGCCGGATGAGCTTGATCAAGGCGGCCATCTGCCGGGCGGAGGGCTCGCCGCCCTCGGTGCTGACCGAGCCGAGGATGGTGGCGGGGATCTCGATCCCGTAGCGGTCGGCGAAGTACCCGAGGTTGTCGTGATAGGTGATGATGACTCGGGCTTGCTCCGGGATGGCGGCAAAGCGTTCGCGGGCCTGCTGGTCGAGCGCGAGCAGTTTGTCGTTCCAGCGCTTGGCGTTATCGCGGTAGGTGGAGGCATTATCGGGGTCGATCTGGCAAAGGGCCTCCGTCAGGGCGGCGGACATTCGGGAGACATTCTCCGGGTCCATCCAGACGTGCGGGTCGTAGTCTCCGTGATCGTGCCCGGCGTGGCTGTCATGGTCGTGTCCGTCATGGGAATGTCCATCGTGGCTATCACTGTGGTCTGACTGTTTGTCGCCGTGGTAGTCGTCGGCTTTGCGCAGGGTGAGGCCGTTGCTGAGGCTCAGCCGCTGCCCCTGAAAACGCGAGGAGGCCAGCAGGTCGTCGAGCCAGAATTCCAGGTTGGGGCCGATCTGGACGACGAGGTCGGCTTGGGAGAGCTTGGCCAGATCGCGGGGGGCCGGTTCAAAGGCGTGGATATCCTGTCCCTTGTCCGCGAGGACGGTCAGCTCGACCTTGTCCCCGGCGATTTGCCTGACCCAGTCGGCAGGAATGCCGAAGCTCGCAACGACATGTGGCTGGGTGGCGTGGAGCAGGGGCGTGGCAAGCACCCCGATCAGCAGGGCAATGATCTTTTTCCGCAGGGACATAGCCCACCTAGTGTGGGGCGGATTCTAATAGATGCAAGTCGTTTGCATAAAAACCAGCCCTCGCGCACTTGCTCCGTCATTTGAAGGCACGTCCTAAGTCTGAAATTGGCCGTAAACGATGATTTCGTGCCCCTCGTATTCGAAATTGGGGGGGACCTGGCTCAAATCGACATCGGCTGGCCGGGTTTTAAGCCAATGAATCTGCCCTGTGCGCTGGCACACAAGAATGGGGCGCTTAATCTCCCGGGGCAGGCTGTAGCAGGTGGCCAGGCCGGGGATTTCAAGTTTCTCCACCAGGCCGTCTTCGAGCATGGTGCGCAGGTTGCGATAGACAGTGGCGATGCCGAGGCTTTTACATTCTTGTTGGGCGAGTTCCTGGATTTCCTTGGGCTTGAGCGGTCGGTTCTGTGACTGTAAGGCGTTTCGGATGGCTGTTCGTTGGCGGGTTTCTCTAACCGATGGTGGCATAAATGCAGTAGCTGGTTACTCTGTTGGCGGGAGGCAGGTCTGCTCCTGCCAGGGACGTTTCAGGTTTTGGATGAGTGATTAATGGTTAGCGGTTGGGACAATTTCTCATATGAATGAAGTCCTTAAAGTTACCGTCAACCTATTAATGATATATCCCTTAATTTCTCAAAAATTCGTATTTTTATGTTAATTTAAACGCGATCGCTGACAGGCGTTTTACGTGGCGTCGGAAGCGTTGTCTGGCGGGAGAACTTTACCGGTATTTTTTCTCTGGCTGTTGTGGTGGAAAACTAAGACATCCCGTGGTTAACTATTTATTCCAGCGGTATCTGTGTAAATGGTAAGATGTTGGTATGAGGTCTTTTTGGTGGGTAAAGCGGGGTGGAGGGCACAGGGAAGCCACTGCGTTCAGGCCCTGTCCGGAGCCGAGGGAGGAAAGGGCTGGTTTTTGACGGTTAATAGCCAGGCGAAGCCGTCTGAGATCAGAGCACACGGGGGACGATGAACCACTCCAGCGTCCACTCGCCGTAGGGAAGCGCCCGACTGGGAGGACAGAGGCGCCGCAGGCACAGCAGTCCGGCTTTCCTGAAGGTAATGAGGCCGCCTTCGCGCGACTGAAGCATCAGCGCGTCAGCCAGGATCGAAAGGTGGGGGTTGTGCCCGATGAACATGAGGTCGTCCTCGTCCTCGGCCAGCTCTCTGAGCCAGACAAAGGGGTTGTCTTCCGGGCGCAGGCCGGCGCGCTCCTGGAGGGGCTGGGAAAGCTTTAAAAAATCCTTGAAAAGGCGGGCCGTCTGCACGGCGCGGGTGAGAGGGCTGTGGCAGAGTTTGCGCACGCCGTCGAATTCCTCGGGCTTGAGCGTCTGGCAGAGTTTACGAAGCGTTTTCTCGCCTTTGGCGGTCAGCTCGCGGGTTTCGTCCGGAGCGGTATTTTCGGCCTCGGCATGACGCAGCAGGTAAAGTCGCATAGGAAACGTATTGTGTTCGGGCGGGCTGACTTGCGCAATCCCTGATTCGTAATATCGTGCTGTTTGGTTATGATAATTTGAAGCTTGTTGTGCGGAGTTGTTTTAACGCAACTGCCTTGCGGATAGTGACTTTTAGGTGAAAGAAATGTTTTCTGTGTTGCTTTTTCGTCACTTTTGAGTTTATACAAAACCTATAATTTCAGTGCATTTATTCTTTCCCGGTTAACACCGAAGGAATGATAAAACAGTAGAGATGGCGGGAGGCCCCCAGGGATGGGGGCCTCTATTGTTTTAAAGGAAAGAAAAGCTGCCGCAGGGCCAAAGAGGGGCCTGGGCAGCCCACATCGGGACAGGCGAGAAGCCGGTTGATGGGGTTAAATCAGGGAGCCAGCCGCTCGATTTTCCAGTTATCTCCGTCCCCGGAGGGGCTGTACTGGAGCCGGTCATGGAGGCGGTTTTCGCGCCCTTGCCAGAACTCAAAGCGTATCGGTTTCACGCGGTAGCCGCCCCAGAAGGAGGGCAGGGGGATTTCCCCGCCAGCGAATTTGCGCTTCACTTCCTCCAGCTTCATTTCGAGGAGCTTGCGCGAGGAGATGATCCGGCTTTGGTGCGAGACCCAGGCCCCGAGGCGGCTGCCGAAGGGGCGACTGGCGAAGTAGCGCAGGGACTCGGCGGCGCTGATTTTCTCCGCCCGGCCCTGGATCTTGATCTGCCGTTCGAGATCGAGCCAGGTGAATAGCAGGCACACCTGCGGGTTTTCGGCGATCTCGGTCGCCTTGGCGCTGGTGTAATTGGTGTAAAAGACGAAGCCCTTGGCGTCGTAGGCTTTGAGCAGGACGGTGCGCAGATTGGGTTGGCCGTCGGCCCCGGCGGTGCCGAGGGTCATGGCGTTGGGCTCGGCGAGCTCGGCCTGGAGGGCCTGCTCGAACCAGACGCGGAACTGGGCAAAAGGGTCCGCTTCGGCGCTTTCCTCGGAAAGCCCGTTGCGGGTGTAATTGCGGCGCATGTCGGCCAGATTCATCCTGCGCAGTGTGCACACGCCCGCGCTACTGGCAAGGAAAGCAAACGGCGAGACGCAACATTCCGGCAGGAGCAGGGGGGCGCGTCGGGCGTAGCGTCCGATTGGGGCGTCCGCGATCCGACTGGAGCCGCAAGGGTGATGCGCGGCATCACAGGCGCAGGGCTGCGCTCCGCTTAGCCGAAGCGGCCGCTGACGTAGGCTTCGGTCTGGGGGTCGCGGGGGTTCATGAAAATGGCCTCGGTCACGTTGTGCTCGACGATGCGGCCCAGGTAGAAAAACGCCGTGTGGTCGCTGACGCGGGCGGCCTGCTGCATGTTGTGGGTGACGATGACGATCGTGTAGTTCAGGCGCAGGGAGTGGATCAGCTCCTCGACCTTGGAGGTGGCGACCGGGTCGAGGGCCGAGCAGGGCTCGTCCATGAGCAGGATTTCCGGCTCCACAGCGAGGGCGCGGGCGATGCACAGCCGCTGTTGCTGGCCGCCGGAGAGGTTCAGGGCGCTGTCGTTGAGCCGGTCCTTGACCTCGTCCCAGAGGGCGGCGGCGCGGAGGCATTTTTCCACCGTGTCGTCGAGTCGGTCCCGGTTGCGAATGCCCTGGATGCGCAGCCCGTAGGCGATGTTGTCGTAGATAGACTTGGGAAAGGGGTTGGACTTCTGGAAGACCATGCCGACTTTTTTACGCAGCTCGATCACGTCGATGTCGCGCTCGTAGATGTCGTAGCCGCCGATGAGAATGCGCCCCCCGGCCACGCGGGCCGTGTCGGTCAGGTCGTTGAGCCGGTTCAGACAGCGCAGGAGCGTGGTCTTGCCGCAGCCGGAGGGGCCGATGAGGGCGGTCACGCTGTTCTGGCGGACGCTCAGGTTGATGTCCTTGAGCGCCTGCGTCTGCCCGTAGAAAAAGTCGAAATGCTCGATCTCGATCAGGGGCGGGGGCTTGGGCGCGGCGGCTTGGCCCGGGCGGGTGGCGGATGAGTTTTCCATGTCGTCGGGCTACCAGTGGTGACGTTTGCGGATCCTGGCGCGCAGGAGGATCGAGGTCAACGCCATCGCCGCCACCAGCGCCAGAAAGACGAAGGCTGTCCCGTACTGCATGCGCTCGGTGTAGGCGTTTTGGGGGAGCTTGGCGCTGACCACATAAAGGTGGTAGGGCAGGGCCATCACGCCCTGGAAAAAGAAGTCGTACCAGTGGTCGAGTCCCTGCCAGGGCAGGCGGTCGCGCAGCAGGTAGGCGGCGGTGAACATGATGGGCGCGGTTTCCCCGGCCACGCGGGCGATGCCGAGGATGGACGAGGTGAGAATGCCGGGCAGGGCGTAGGGGAGCACGCTGGTGCGGATCATGGTCCAGCGGGTGGCTCCGAGGGCGAGCGAAGCTTCACGAAAGCCCCCCGGCACGCTGCGCAGGGCTTCCTCGCTGGAGGAAATGATGACCGGAAGCACCATGAAGGCCAGGGTGAACCACCCCGCCAGCAGCGAGACGTTCCAGTCCAGAAAGACCACGAAAAGCCCGAACCCGAAGAGCCCGTACACGATGGAGGGCACGCCCGCCAGGTTGAGGATGGAGAGCCGGATCAGTCGCAGGAGCGGGCCGCTTTTACCGTACTCGCTCAAGAAGACCGCGCTGGCCACCCCGAGAGCCATTGAAATGGTCATGGCTCCAGCCACGAGCAGGACCGTGCCGATGATGGCGGGCAGGATGCCGCCCCCGGCGTGGGAGTAGGCACGGGCGCTGGGCGGGGGCAGTCCCTGCTCCTGGTAGGTGGCGCGAAACTCCGAGTCGCTCATTTGCATCGTCTGCCCCCCGGATTCGAAGACGTGGAGCGTCTCCGGCGACTGGGTCAGGAACTCCGTGTTGATGAAGGGCCACTCAGCCTGAAAAACAGCCCGCGCGCCCTTGATCGCGATAGTCAGGATGATGGCCGCCATCGCCAGCAAGATGAAATACGTCAGTCCCCGCAAGATCTGCCGCACGAGCGTCTCCACCCGCCGGGGGCCCGAGGGCTTAGGCAGGAAGGGATTTTGGCGCGGACTGTGGGCGGACGGGTTCACGGTGGAGCGGGTGTTTTATGCGAGTCGCCTGGTGCGACTTCCTGGCTGTGTTTATGTTTTAGGGGGATTTAACAGGAAGGCCGGAAAGGACAGAAAAAGGATGCGGGTAACAATGGCTTCCGCTCTTTCCGGCCTTCCTGTTAAAAAAATCTATCTTACGGTTGCTGTGATTTTCTCGGCATTTCTGTTTTCGGAGTGTTGTTACTCGCCGACGCGGGAGTGGCGGAAAATGCGTTGGGCGGCGAAGTTGATCCCGAGCGTGAGCAGGAACAGCACCACCCCCACACAGAACAGCGCCCGGTAGTGGATGCCGCCCTGGGCGACTTCGCCCATTTCCTGGGCGATGATGCCGGTCAGGGTATGAACGGGCTGGAAGGCCGCGCCGGGCCCCTCGGTGAAGTCGGGGATGCGGATGCGGTTGCCCGCGCACAGGAGCACGACCATGGTTTCGCCGATCACGCGCCCGACTCCGAGCAGTACCGCCGAGACGATGCCGCTGACGGCGGTCGGGACGATGATCCGCATGGTGGTCTGGAAGCGCGTGGCCCCCAGGGCGAGCGAGGACTCGGCATAGATGCGGGGCACGCGGCTGATGGCGTCCTCGGAGAGGGTAAAAATCGTGGGGATGGCCATGAGCGCGAGCAGGCAACCGGCGGTAAAGGCGTTCAGGCGCTCGGCGACGGGGAAGCCCGGCAGCCACTCCAGCCACGGGGTCTGTGAGAGCGTCCGCACCAGCGTGCCGAAGACCGCGATCCCGAAAAAACCGATCACGACGGAGGGGATGGCGG
Protein-coding regions in this window:
- the sixA gene encoding phosphohistidine phosphatase SixA gives rise to the protein MRLYLLRHAEAENTAPDETRELTAKGEKTLRKLCQTLKPEEFDGVRKLCHSPLTRAVQTARLFKDFLKLSQPLQERAGLRPEDNPFVWLRELAEDEDDLMFIGHNPHLSILADALMLQSREGGLITFRKAGLLCLRRLCPPSRALPYGEWTLEWFIVPRVL
- a CDS encoding metal ABC transporter substrate-binding protein, translated to MSLRKKIIALLIGVLATPLLHATQPHVVASFGIPADWVRQIAGDKVELTVLADKGQDIHAFEPAPRDLAKLSQADLVVQIGPNLEFWLDDLLASSRFQGQRLSLSNGLTLRKADDYHGDKQSDHSDSHDGHSHDGHDHDSHAGHDHGDYDPHVWMDPENVSRMSAALTEALCQIDPDNASTYRDNAKRWNDKLLALDQQARERFAAIPEQARVIITYHDNLGYFADRYGIEIPATILGSVSTEGGEPSARQMAALIKLIRQDQVAAIFTDPGANDRLARQLCRETGLPAPRLLYVGTFSRDTSGPQDYESLFLYTVDTIADSIQAKNN
- the pstB gene encoding phosphate ABC transporter ATP-binding protein PstB; its protein translation is MENSSATRPGQAAAPKPPPLIEIEHFDFFYGQTQALKDINLSVRQNSVTALIGPSGCGKTTLLRCLNRLNDLTDTARVAGGRILIGGYDIYERDIDVIELRKKVGMVFQKSNPFPKSIYDNIAYGLRIQGIRNRDRLDDTVEKCLRAAALWDEVKDRLNDSALNLSGGQQQRLCIARALAVEPEILLMDEPCSALDPVATSKVEELIHSLRLNYTIVIVTHNMQQAARVSDHTAFFYLGRIVEHNVTEAIFMNPRDPQTEAYVSGRFG
- the pdxH gene encoding pyridoxamine 5'-phosphate oxidase; the encoded protein is MNLADMRRNYTRNGLSEESAEADPFAQFRVWFEQALQAELAEPNAMTLGTAGADGQPNLRTVLLKAYDAKGFVFYTNYTSAKATEIAENPQVCLLFTWLDLERQIKIQGRAEKISAAESLRYFASRPFGSRLGAWVSHQSRIISSRKLLEMKLEEVKRKFAGGEIPLPSFWGGYRVKPIRFEFWQGRENRLHDRLQYSPSGDGDNWKIERLAP
- the pstA gene encoding phosphate ABC transporter permease PstA encodes the protein MNPSAHSPRQNPFLPKPSGPRRVETLVRQILRGLTYFILLAMAAIILTIAIKGARAVFQAEWPFINTEFLTQSPETLHVFESGGQTMQMSDSEFRATYQEQGLPPPSARAYSHAGGGILPAIIGTVLLVAGAMTISMALGVASAVFLSEYGKSGPLLRLIRLSILNLAGVPSIVYGLFGFGLFVVFLDWNVSLLAGWFTLAFMVLPVIISSSEEALRSVPGGFREASLALGATRWTMIRTSVLPYALPGILTSSILGIARVAGETAPIMFTAAYLLRDRLPWQGLDHWYDFFFQGVMALPYHLYVVSAKLPQNAYTERMQYGTAFVFLALVAAMALTSILLRARIRKRHHW
- a CDS encoding Fur family transcriptional regulator encodes the protein MPPSVRETRQRTAIRNALQSQNRPLKPKEIQELAQQECKSLGIATVYRNLRTMLEDGLVEKLEIPGLATCYSLPREIKRPILVCQRTGQIHWLKTRPADVDLSQVPPNFEYEGHEIIVYGQFQT
- a CDS encoding metal ABC transporter ATP-binding protein, yielding MSKGIISGLLSYRGNCGGCHYPDASAIRTEGVTARYASTGTPALNGVSLCVKRGERLALVGDNGSGKSTLLKCLADLLPYEGEIRILGHRPGVCRHEVAYLPQRSSLDWEFPISLSRFVLTGTYVRLGWLRRPGREQRTLAAQALDSLGLSPYAGRQIGSLSGGQQQRALLARTLLHDAELYLLDEPFNAVDETSRGLIWEALDRLKERGCTVVMATHDIAHFMDRFDRVLTLENGCVSPD